A stretch of Campylobacter gracilis DNA encodes these proteins:
- a CDS encoding ankyrin repeat domain-containing protein — protein sequence MKEIKSKLIIACLVVSAGVFFLIVGGAFMDRSETQPAQNSTASRIAASGNSSNPPLTDEDRAAIARYRYERLGAELDLDECVVHGDERMEYFCKLLRSKDTARILAFMREQRITAGDPLYFGITAIMYSSFYNDANTTEELIYHGADINRTDDFSHSALSYAIENNSTAAAEVLLKHGASFSSVKYVRPWLATPGCCDAYLVADTSDAQVRTYYGTPKSEGTSAVSDPLYYAVAGGFLQMTELMLSSGVRPEITAWTDDHCIAFTLKHRKDERQPNCSIYQMLPQRYDVSMLNLLLKYDLAGLPDDERIQKKYDDCCKDLDTLRKYKKIYLEHMDDYCYDEIILDWSWLDSFNYDIVRFIMRERSKDWEKGAIGFNRGSLPDLNRCGSVTPNTALLGIYDTLIKRYSALCGDELNGASGFDLDKFFRYLHLKGLEFDLKIEYEGKVIRVEEYDKILRRDASKQLEQAGSKTADTASANK from the coding sequence TTGAAAGAGATAAAATCCAAGCTCATCATAGCGTGTTTGGTTGTTTCGGCAGGCGTATTTTTCTTGATCGTAGGCGGTGCATTTATGGACAGATCCGAAACTCAGCCCGCGCAAAATTCCACGGCGAGCCGCATCGCAGCCTCCGGCAACTCCTCCAATCCGCCGCTAACGGACGAGGATCGCGCTGCAATAGCAAGGTACCGGTACGAAAGGCTGGGCGCCGAGTTAGATTTGGACGAGTGCGTAGTGCATGGCGATGAGCGAATGGAGTATTTCTGCAAGCTTTTGCGCTCCAAGGACACTGCTCGTATTTTGGCATTTATGCGAGAGCAGCGCATCACTGCGGGCGATCCGCTGTATTTTGGCATAACGGCGATAATGTATTCTAGCTTTTACAACGATGCAAACACTACCGAGGAGCTGATCTATCACGGAGCGGATATCAACCGCACGGACGATTTTTCTCATTCGGCGCTGAGCTATGCTATCGAAAATAACTCTACCGCTGCCGCGGAAGTTCTACTTAAGCATGGAGCTAGCTTTTCTAGCGTTAAATATGTTCGTCCGTGGCTTGCGACTCCGGGATGCTGCGATGCCTATTTGGTCGCCGATACTAGCGATGCACAGGTAAGGACATATTACGGAACACCTAAAAGCGAGGGTACTAGCGCGGTATCTGATCCGCTCTATTACGCCGTAGCGGGTGGATTTTTGCAGATGACGGAGCTTATGCTTAGCAGCGGCGTAAGACCTGAGATTACGGCTTGGACGGACGATCATTGTATTGCTTTTACGCTCAAACACCGCAAAGATGAGCGGCAGCCGAACTGCTCCATCTATCAGATGCTGCCGCAACGATATGACGTGAGTATGCTAAATTTGCTGCTTAAATACGATTTGGCAGGACTTCCGGACGATGAGCGTATTCAAAAAAAATACGATGACTGCTGTAAGGATTTGGATACGTTGAGGAAGTATAAGAAAATATACCTAGAGCATATGGATGATTATTGTTACGATGAGATTATTTTGGATTGGAGCTGGTTGGATAGCTTTAATTATGATATAGTTAGGTTTATTATGAGGGAGCGCTCAAAGGATTGGGAAAAGGGTGCAATCGGGTTTAACAGAGGTTCGCTGCCCGATCTTAATAGATGCGGCTCAGTAACGCCCAATACGGCGCTACTTGGTATCTACGATACGCTTATAAAGCGCTATTCCGCGCTCTGCGGCGATGAGCTTAATGGTGCGAGTGGCTTTGATCTGGATAAATTTTTTAGATATTTGCACTTAAAAGGCTTGGAATTTGATCTTAAAATAGAGTATGAGGGCAAGGTGATAAGAGTGGAGGAGTACGATAAAATTTTAAGGCGCGATGCGTCTAAGCAGCTAGAGCAAGCGGGATCCAAGACTGCAGATACCGCGTCCGCCAATAAATAA
- a CDS encoding catalase, giving the protein MKKLTTTSGNPIADNQNSLTAGSRGGIMLQDYQLLEKLAHQNRERIPERAVHAKGSAAYGTLEITQDISQYTKAKVLQKGEKTKLLLRFSTVAGEAGAADAERDVRGFAIKFYTKEGNWDLVGNNTPVFFVKDPYKFPDFIHTQKRDPRTHLRSNEAAWDFWSLSPESMHQVTILMSDRGIPASYRHMHGFGSHTYSLINDKNERFWVKFHFKTRQGIKNLTNAQASQIIAKDRESNQRDLFESIEKGDFPSWDFKIQIMTLQQAKEVKFNPFDLTKTWPHKEFPLIDVGVMTLNENPKNYFNEVEQAAFSPSNIVLGISFSPDKMLQARIFSYPDAQRYRIGTHYAQLNVNRPVSEVNTYVVGGAMNNGMYELDDKAYYEPNSFGGAKEDRALLESDISIEGAMQRYDHRAEDQDYYSQPRALFELMSNEQKSQLFSNIADSMEGVSEAIKERAIGHFEKNSADYANGVRAALKAKN; this is encoded by the coding sequence ATGAAAAAACTAACCACTACTTCGGGTAATCCTATCGCGGATAACCAAAACTCCCTTACCGCAGGCAGCCGCGGCGGTATAATGTTGCAAGATTATCAGTTGCTTGAAAAACTAGCTCATCAAAACAGAGAGCGTATCCCCGAGCGTGCCGTTCACGCAAAAGGTAGCGCCGCATACGGAACATTAGAGATTACGCAGGACATCTCACAATATACTAAGGCCAAAGTATTACAAAAAGGCGAGAAAACAAAGCTGCTTTTGAGATTTTCTACCGTTGCCGGTGAAGCTGGAGCGGCTGATGCTGAGCGCGACGTAAGGGGCTTTGCGATTAAATTTTACACCAAAGAGGGCAACTGGGACTTGGTCGGAAACAACACTCCCGTCTTTTTTGTAAAAGACCCGTATAAATTCCCGGATTTTATCCACACGCAAAAGCGTGATCCTCGCACACACCTCCGTTCAAATGAGGCGGCATGGGACTTTTGGAGCTTAAGCCCTGAGAGTATGCATCAAGTAACCATCCTGATGAGTGACCGCGGTATTCCGGCAAGTTACCGCCATATGCACGGATTTGGCAGCCACACCTACAGCCTTATAAATGACAAGAACGAAAGATTTTGGGTTAAATTTCATTTCAAAACTCGCCAAGGCATTAAAAATTTAACCAACGCTCAGGCCTCACAGATCATTGCAAAAGATCGAGAGAGCAATCAACGCGACCTTTTTGAGAGTATAGAAAAGGGCGACTTTCCAAGCTGGGATTTTAAAATTCAAATAATGACTCTACAGCAGGCAAAAGAGGTCAAATTTAACCCCTTTGATCTAACCAAAACTTGGCCTCATAAGGAGTTCCCACTCATCGACGTGGGCGTCATGACGCTAAACGAAAATCCGAAAAATTATTTCAATGAGGTTGAGCAGGCTGCATTTAGCCCGTCAAATATAGTGCTTGGTATCAGCTTTAGTCCCGATAAGATGCTGCAAGCAAGGATATTTAGCTACCCCGACGCTCAAAGATATCGTATCGGTACACACTACGCGCAGCTAAATGTTAATCGTCCTGTAAGCGAGGTCAATACTTACGTCGTGGGTGGCGCGATGAATAACGGAATGTATGAGCTTGACGATAAAGCTTACTATGAGCCTAACAGCTTTGGCGGTGCCAAAGAGGATCGTGCTTTGTTAGAGTCTGATATAAGCATAGAAGGCGCGATGCAAAGATACGATCACAGAGCCGAAGATCAGGATTATTATTCGCAACCTAGAGCGCTTTTTGAGCTAATGAGCAACGAACAAAAATCACAGCTTTTTAGTAATATCGCAGATAGCATGGAGGGTGTGAGCGAAGCGATAAAAGAGCGTGCGATAGGACATTTTGAAAAAAATTCTGCTGACTACGCAAATGGCGTAAGAGCCGCTTTGAAAGCAAAAAATTGA
- a CDS encoding ankyrin repeat domain-containing protein yields MTSLTQAEEQRYGELCAIALDFARRDDADELEKMIKAGLSVNLKSAKGDTLLMLASYNNALKTVNMLLSNGARVDERNDRGQTPLAGAAFKGHLEVVEALVDAGADVEATSGLGMTPYAFAIMFGRSETAKFLLSKRKKQGLLQKLAVKFLGIFTKKSARAV; encoded by the coding sequence TTGACGAGCTTAACGCAGGCCGAGGAGCAAAGATATGGCGAGCTTTGCGCTATAGCGCTTGATTTCGCTAGGCGAGATGATGCTGACGAGCTGGAAAAGATGATAAAGGCGGGTCTTAGCGTAAATTTAAAATCCGCCAAAGGCGACACCCTTTTAATGCTGGCTAGCTACAATAACGCGCTAAAGACTGTAAATATGCTGCTCTCAAACGGTGCCAGAGTCGACGAGCGTAATGACCGCGGGCAAACCCCGCTCGCGGGCGCAGCCTTTAAAGGGCATTTGGAGGTAGTCGAAGCTCTCGTAGACGCCGGCGCGGACGTAGAGGCTACGAGTGGTCTTGGTATGACACCCTATGCCTTTGCCATAATGTTTGGTAGGAGTGAAACGGCAAAATTTTTACTAAGCAAGCGTAAAAAGCAGGGATTGCTACAAAAACTGGCGGTTAAATTTTTAGGAATTTTCACCAAAAAGAGCGCGCGAGCGGTTTAA
- the rarD gene encoding EamA family transporter RarD: MEENRTKGLMLAFATFFMWGVFPIFFKLIKDVDAVQILAHRVVWSFLLLLVFLCFTHRLKNVARLLSTPKIALTLLCTGLLISTNWGIYIYAVNSDQILATSLGYFINPLFSVLLGALFLRERLSTAAKLSLLLAFAAIGVQIYALGRLPIISLVLPLSFAFYGLIRKKVKVPSFEGLFCETTLMLLPALAFLIYCALKGNGAFGFSASGALLFASGLITILPLLTFAVSTQYLPLSTIGFMQYISPSMSMLIAVFIYGEELETYKILSFSLIWFGLAVVGLDGLRRKNG, encoded by the coding sequence ATGGAAGAAAACCGCACTAAAGGGCTAATGCTTGCATTTGCGACCTTTTTTATGTGGGGCGTTTTCCCGATATTTTTCAAGCTCATAAAGGACGTGGACGCGGTGCAAATTTTAGCGCATCGCGTCGTTTGGTCCTTCCTGCTGCTGCTCGTTTTTCTCTGCTTTACGCACCGCTTAAAAAACGTCGCGCGGCTTCTTAGCACCCCTAAAATCGCTCTCACGCTGCTTTGTACGGGGCTACTTATCAGCACGAACTGGGGCATTTATATCTACGCGGTAAATTCCGATCAAATTTTAGCCACCAGCCTCGGATATTTTATAAATCCGCTATTTTCGGTGCTTTTGGGCGCTTTGTTTCTACGCGAGCGGCTAAGTACGGCGGCTAAGCTTTCCCTGCTGCTAGCCTTTGCAGCTATCGGAGTGCAAATTTACGCGCTAGGCAGGCTTCCGATAATCTCGCTCGTGCTGCCGCTTAGCTTTGCATTTTACGGGCTCATACGCAAGAAGGTAAAAGTGCCTAGCTTTGAGGGGCTGTTTTGCGAGACGACGCTAATGCTGCTGCCCGCGCTTGCGTTTCTGATCTACTGCGCGTTAAAAGGAAACGGCGCATTCGGCTTTAGCGCAAGCGGCGCGCTGCTGTTTGCAAGCGGGCTAATTACGATTTTGCCGCTGCTTACCTTCGCCGTAAGCACGCAGTATCTGCCGCTATCTACGATCGGCTTTATGCAATACATCAGCCCCAGCATGAGTATGCTGATCGCGGTATTTATCTACGGCGAGGAGCTTGAAACTTATAAAATTTTGAGCTTTTCGCTAATTTGGTTCGGGCTCGCGGTCGTGGGCTTGGACGGCTTAAGGAGAAAAAATGGCTAA
- a CDS encoding class II 3-deoxy-7-phosphoheptulonate synthase, giving the protein MSWSRTSWKDYKILQQPIYQDESAVQAAKERLYKLPPLIFAGEVRNLKAELARASEGKSFLLQGGDCAESFNDFSANNIRDMFKVMLQMAIILTFAAGRPVVKVGRIAGQFAKPRSSDFEEVGGVSLPSYRGDIINGFEFNEAARKPDPARMIEAYHQSASTLNLLRAFSRGGLANLHEVHKWNLGFLKRGELEAKFNELSDEISRTLKFMEACGLSAANSPSLAETVLYTSHEALLLHYEECLTRIDSTSGDWYDCSAHMLWIGERTRGADDAHVHFLSGIKNPLGVKIGPSGTADEILRLCDKLNPQNEAGRLNVIIRMGADKIGARLPQILRELKREGRAILYSIDPMHGNTVKAANGYKTREFSKILSEVQSFFEIHAAEGTHAGGIHLEMTGQNVTECTGGSFNVTQETLKQRYETQCDPRLNADQALELAFLLADNLKKAE; this is encoded by the coding sequence ATGAGTTGGAGTAGGACGTCGTGGAAAGATTATAAAATTTTACAGCAGCCGATTTATCAGGATGAAAGTGCGGTGCAGGCCGCTAAAGAGCGCCTTTACAAGCTGCCGCCGTTAATTTTTGCGGGCGAGGTTCGCAACCTAAAAGCCGAGCTTGCGCGCGCCAGCGAAGGCAAGTCGTTTTTGCTTCAAGGCGGTGATTGCGCGGAGAGTTTTAATGATTTTAGCGCGAATAATATCCGCGATATGTTTAAGGTAATGCTTCAGATGGCGATCATTCTTACCTTCGCAGCGGGGCGCCCCGTCGTGAAGGTAGGTCGTATCGCAGGACAGTTCGCAAAGCCGCGCAGCAGCGACTTTGAAGAAGTTGGCGGCGTGAGTTTGCCTAGCTATCGCGGTGACATAATCAACGGCTTTGAGTTTAACGAAGCGGCGCGTAAGCCGGATCCTGCTCGCATGATCGAGGCGTATCATCAAAGCGCTTCGACGCTGAATCTGCTGCGCGCCTTTTCTCGCGGCGGTCTTGCGAACCTGCACGAGGTGCATAAGTGGAATTTGGGCTTTTTGAAAAGGGGCGAGCTGGAGGCTAAATTTAACGAGCTGAGCGATGAAATTTCGCGCACGCTTAAATTTATGGAGGCGTGCGGACTGAGCGCCGCAAATTCCCCGAGCCTTGCCGAGACGGTGCTTTACACCTCGCACGAGGCGCTGCTGCTACACTATGAGGAGTGCCTGACGCGCATCGACAGCACCAGCGGCGATTGGTACGACTGCTCGGCGCACATGCTTTGGATCGGCGAGCGCACGCGCGGCGCAGACGATGCGCACGTGCATTTTTTAAGCGGTATCAAAAACCCTCTCGGCGTCAAGATCGGCCCGAGCGGCACCGCGGATGAAATTTTGCGCCTTTGCGACAAACTCAATCCGCAAAACGAAGCAGGCAGGCTAAACGTCATCATCCGCATGGGCGCGGATAAGATCGGCGCGCGGCTGCCGCAAATTTTACGCGAGCTAAAGCGCGAGGGTAGAGCGATCCTATACAGCATCGATCCGATGCACGGCAACACCGTCAAGGCCGCGAACGGCTACAAAACGCGCGAATTTTCTAAAATTTTAAGCGAGGTTCAGAGCTTTTTCGAGATCCACGCCGCGGAGGGCACGCACGCGGGCGGCATCCATCTTGAGATGACCGGTCAAAACGTCACCGAGTGCACGGGCGGCTCGTTTAACGTAACGCAAGAGACGCTAAAGCAGCGCTACGAAACGCAGTGCGATCCGCGCCTAAATGCAGATCAGGCGCTAGAGCTTGCGTTTTTGCTCGCCGATAATCTAAAAAAGGCGGAATAA
- the acpS gene encoding holo-ACP synthase: MIKIGTDITAVRRISALRTKYGAKFLKRILKKSERSSALRDESIAGIYAAKEALSKALGTGIGAEFGFKDAKIYKDALGAPHLKIRKKIRKKFHIKSASLSITHDANVAIAVVALDIKLTK, encoded by the coding sequence GTGATAAAGATCGGCACGGACATAACCGCGGTGCGCAGGATCTCGGCGCTGCGCACAAAATACGGCGCGAAATTTCTAAAGCGCATTTTGAAAAAATCCGAGCGCTCATCCGCGCTGCGCGACGAAAGTATCGCGGGCATCTATGCCGCTAAAGAGGCGCTTAGCAAGGCGCTAGGCACCGGCATCGGCGCAGAATTCGGCTTTAAAGACGCTAAAATTTACAAAGACGCCCTGGGCGCGCCGCATTTAAAAATCCGCAAAAAAATCCGCAAAAAATTTCATATCAAATCTGCAAGCCTTAGTATCACGCACGACGCAAACGTCGCAATCGCGGTAGTCGCACTCGATATAAAACTAACGAAATAA
- a CDS encoding peptidylprolyl isomerase, which translates to MESLKIYDIDAAALARDKYAVIKTEKGDMKLELFGDEAPQTVTNFASLARSGFYKGLNFHRVIPNFVIQGGCPRGTGTGGPGWRIKCECDRQKHKHVRGALSMAHAGRDTGGSQFFVCHSAQSHLDGVHTVFGQIVDQPSLAVLDAIRQGDKIIDIEIKESL; encoded by the coding sequence ATGGAAAGCTTAAAAATTTACGACATCGACGCAGCGGCTTTGGCGCGCGATAAATACGCCGTGATAAAAACCGAAAAGGGCGATATGAAGCTGGAGCTTTTCGGTGACGAAGCCCCGCAAACGGTTACGAATTTTGCTAGCCTCGCGCGCAGCGGGTTTTACAAGGGGCTAAATTTTCACCGCGTAATTCCAAATTTCGTAATCCAAGGCGGCTGCCCGCGCGGCACCGGCACGGGAGGTCCTGGCTGGCGTATAAAGTGCGAATGCGACCGCCAAAAGCACAAGCATGTGCGCGGCGCGCTATCGATGGCGCACGCGGGGCGCGATACGGGCGGCAGCCAGTTTTTCGTCTGCCACAGCGCGCAGTCGCACCTAGACGGCGTGCACACGGTATTCGGACAAATCGTGGATCAGCCTAGCCTGGCGGTTTTAGACGCGATCAGACAGGGCGATAAGATCATCGACATCGAGATTAAAGAGAGCCTATAA